One genomic window of Gossypium hirsutum isolate 1008001.06 chromosome D11, Gossypium_hirsutum_v2.1, whole genome shotgun sequence includes the following:
- the LOC107927188 gene encoding stemmadenine O-acetyltransferase, with translation MVMEIEIVSKQLIKPTSSTPHHLTTHKLSFLDQFAPSSHYLPTVFFYVNQETSIPPADIIASNSMRSQLLKESLSQTLTLFYPFAGRIKDHLSIACNDEGAYYVEARVNLPLSAFLNLPDSSYVSQLLHESNWAETSAEGYITMIQVTTFACGGIAIGTFLSHAIADATAATTFISSWAALTRKCGEEAPCPNFDASFVFPQSVAYPREATFLGMLNPFVKKGIWQSRRIVFDASAIASLKAKTASSSVPYPTRVEVVSALLSKCIMAASKAKSDIQKSTLITHAVNLRPRARPQIPNYSMGNFVCLADALVTAETQLDKLVFHLRKAIGKLDIDLITPLQGDGGWIKFCEKMKEIGKASPDTNDEIDFIGFSSWCNMGFYEIDFGWGKPTWVSYAPKTKSDSEMVNLILLMDTKMGNGIEAWVFLDEQHMVKLEQNQELLAFGILEPSPLNLMS, from the coding sequence ATGGTTATGGAGATCGAAATAGTTTCCAAACAACTTATCAAACCCACTTCTTCAACACCTCACCATCTTACAACACACAAGCTTTCCTTTTTGGATCAGTTCGCTCCTTCATCTCATTATCTTCCTACGGTATTCTTCTATGTGAACCAAGAAACAAGCATTCCACCAGCTGATATCATTGCCTCCAACTCCATGAGGTCCCAATTGCTCAAGGAATCTCTATCACAAACCTTAACTCTCTTTTATCCATTTGCAGGAAGGATCAAGGACCATCTTTCCATCGCTTGTAATGATGAGGGAGCTTACTATGTAGAGGCTAGAGTTAACCTTCCACTTTCTGCATTTCTCAACCTCCCTGATTCGTCTTATGTTTCTCAACTCCTCCATGAATCTAATTGGGCTGAAACGAGTGCAGAAGGTTATATAACCATGATACAAGTCACCACCTTTGCATGCGGTGGCATTGCTATTGGCACATTCCTCTCCCACGCAATTGCCGATGCAACTGCCGCCACCACGTTTATCAGCAGTTGGGCTGCACTGACTCGAAAATGTGGTGAAGAAGCTCCATGTCCGAATTTCGACGCCTCTTTTGTCTTCCCACAGAGTGTGGCATACCCCAGGGAGGCAACCTTTTTGGGAATGCTCAACCCATTTGTCAAAAAGGGAATATGGCAGTCGAGGAGAATTGTTTTTGATGCCTCAGCAATAGCTTCACTGAAGGCCAAAACAGCAAGTTCAAGTGTGCCATATCCAACACGGGTCGAGGTTGTTTCAGCCCTCCTCAGCAAGTGTATTATGGCTGCTTCCAAAGCAAAATCCGACATCCAGAAGTCAACTCTTATAACGCATGCAGTGAATCTTCGTCCAAGGGCTAGACCACAAATCCCAAATTATTCAATGGGAAACTTCGTATGCTTAGCAGATGCACTAGTGACAGCAGAGACACAGTTGGATAAATTGGTTTTCCATCTAAGGAAAGCAATAGGAAAATTAGACATTGATCTTATTACCCCCCTACAAGGAGATGGTGGATGGATTAAATTTTGCGAGAAGATGAAAGAGATAGGTAAGGCGTCGCCTGATACAAATGATGAGATTGATTTTATTGGGTTTAGTAGTTGGTGCAACATGGGTTTTTATGAGATAGATTTTGGGTGGGGAAAGCCAACCTGGGTTTCCTATGCCCCTAAAACCAAATCAGATTCTGAGATGGTGAATCTGATTCTTCTGATGGATACAAAGATGGGAAATGGAATTGAAGCATGGGTATTCTTAGATGAGCAGCACATGGTTAAGCTAGAGCAGAACCAAGAGCTACTTGCGTTTGGCATCTTGGAACCAAGTCCATTGAATTTAATGagttag
- the LOC107927196 gene encoding stemmadenine O-acetyltransferase, which yields MSAGGYIAMIQVTTFACGGIAIGTFLSHVIVDAPAAATFISNWAALTRKCGEEAPCPNFDASFVFPQSVAYPRDATFLGMVNPFVKKGIWQSRRIVFDASAIASLKAKTASSSVPYPTRVEVVSALLSKCIMAASKAKSEIQKSTLITHAVNLRQRARPQIPNYSMGNFVCLAAALVTAKETQLDNLVCHLRKAIGKIDIDLNTALQGDGGWIKYCENMKEIGKASPGTNDKIDFIVFSSWCNMGFYEIDFGWGKPTWVSYAPQTKSDSEMVNTILLMDTKMGNGIEAWVFLDEQHMVMLEQNQELLAFGILEPSPLNLMS from the coding sequence ATGAGTGCAGGAGGTTATATAGCCATGATACAAGTCACCACCTTTGCATGCGGTGGCATTGCTATTGGCACATTCCTCTCCCACGTAATTGTCGATGCACCTGCCGCCGCCACGTTTATCAGCAATTGGGCTGCACTGACTCGAAAATGTGGTGAAGAAGCTCCATGTCCGAATTTCGACGCCTCTTTTGTCTTCCCACAGAGTGTGGCATACCCCAGGGACGCAACCTTTTTGGGAATGGTCAACCCATTTGTCAAAAAGGGAATATGGCAGTCGAGGAGAATTGTTTTTGATGCCTCAGCAATAGCTTCACTGAAGGCCAAAACAGCAAGTTCAAGTGTGCCATATCCAACACGGGTCGAGGTTGTTTCAGCCCTCCTCAGCAAGTGTATTATGGCTGCTTCCAAAGCAAAATCTGAGATCCAGAAGTCAACTCTTATAACGCATGCAGTGAATCTTCGTCAAAGGGCTAGACCACAAATCCCAAATTATTCAATGGGAAACTTCGTATGCTTAGCAGCTGCACTAGTGACAGCAAAGGAGACACAGTTGGATAACTTGGTTTGCCATCTAAGGAAAGCAATAGGAAAAATAGACATTGATCTTAATACCGCCCTACAAGGAGATGGTGGATGGATTAAATATTGCGAGAACATGAAAGAGATAGGTAAGGCGTCGCCTGGTACAAATGATAAGATTGATTTTATTGTGTTTAGTAGTTGGTGCAACATGGGTTTTTATGAGATAGATTTTGGGTGGGGAAAGCCAACCTGGGTTTCCTATGCCCCTCAAACCAAATCAGATTCTGAGATGGTGAATACGATTTTGCTGATGGATACAAAGATGGGAAATGGAATTGAAGCATGGGTATTCTTAGATGAGCAGCACATGGTTATGCTAGAGCAGAACCAAGAGCTACTTGCGTTTGGCATCTTGGAACCAAGTCCGTTGAATTTAATGagttag